A window of Cucurbita pepo subsp. pepo cultivar mu-cu-16 unplaced genomic scaffold, ASM280686v2 Cp4.1_scaffold000226, whole genome shotgun sequence genomic DNA:
GGGTGGTGgatacgaggcggtgtgctagcaaggacactgggcctcgagggggtagattgtgggatctcacatcgattggagaagggaacgggtgccagcgaggatgctgggcctcgagGGTTGGAGTGGATTgtggagtcccacatcgactggaGACGGGAACGAgggccaacgaggacgctggccccgaggggtggattgtgagatcccacattggttggggaggagaacaaaacattctttacgaGGGtgtagttttaaaaattttgagaggaagcctgaaaaagaaagtaaaaaaaagacaatatctactgtaGATTTGGGCGGTTACCGTAAtttcaataaagaaaataaagaaaaagagagaggtgGTTGAAGTGCATACATGGCCTCCATAATAGGTAGTGACCCAGTGAGGCCTTGGAGACACACCGTATAACTCATTGCAGTAATCTATGAAGCTTCCAAGCTCAAAATTGTATGCTGGAAACATAGTATCATTGCCTGTGCTTAATGGCATCACCATTTCACTGCATCTCTGAGTTACACACACAACACAAAAGCTTCTTAAAACgtcaaaaaaaatgaagctttTCGAAGTTCGATGCATTCCACATCGGTATTCGTGTAATAAAAAGATTACCTGCCACCTCCATCCCACATCGGTTTCAGTTTCATCTCTGGCCTGATTCATGTAGCAGGAAAGATTTCCTTTATAAGCAAACACCCCTGCAGCAATTCTGTCAACAATTCCACTTCCTGGTGAAGCTCCATCAATGGCATCACAGATTATAGTGACTGGATACCTTGGTGGGTGGTCGTATTGGGCTGCGACGGTATACATAGACCACAAGAAGTCTTCCAGCTGAGCGAAGTTCTTCAGAGGACTAAAACAAGAACAACTGATTTGAAGCACAAACTTCATTAAATTTGGATATGAGAAGCCATGAATTCTAATACCTGCAACTTTTGAACTCTTTGCTAAGAATGGAAAGGCCATCCGGCTTGGAAGCAATTGTTTCAATCTTGGACCAGGAATCCCGAATGGTTTCATAGCAACTTTCACTAACGTCCTGCAAATTCATTCACATTTTTGTgtgtttaaaaagttcaaaaggtTCAAAAGGATgcattgttgttgttgttgaaggATCTTACTCTGAAATCCTTAGTGGCAATGGAATAGTATGCATCTTGTGGCGTGATATTGTCGAAGTAAAGGATTGGAGCTGAAGAAGCAAGAGCTCCAAGGGCGACATGAGGATATTTCAAACGAAACCATGCAGCCAACACTGTTTcccacaaaacaaaacaaaacaaaaaaaaaaaaaacatgttctgTTATATAGAGTTTGAACATTTTTGtaaccgctagcagatattgttcgcttcgcatgttacgtatcgtcattagcctcacggtattaaaacgcgtttgctagagagaggcttctacacccttacaagaagtgtttcgttcccctctccaactgatgtgggatctcacaatccaccgctCTTGgtggctcagcgtcctcgctagtgtatggctctgataccgtTTGCAACAGCTCAAggccaccactagcagatattgtccattttggcccgttacgtatcgccgttagcctcacggttttaaaacgcgtctgctaggaagaggcttccacacccttacaagaaatgtttcgttcccctttccaaccgatgtgggatctcacaatccacccgcttggaggcccagcatcctcgctggcacactacccggtgtctagctctgatactatttacAACAGCTCGaggccaccgctagcagatattgtctgctttggtccattacatatcgtcgttagcctcacggttttaaaacgcgtctgctagggagaggcttccacacccttataagaaaagtttcgtttccctcttcacccgatgtgggatctcacaatccacccctcttggaggcccagtgtcctcgctagaaCGCTACtaagtgtctagctctgataccatttgtaacaacccaaggcCATcggtagtagatattgtcggttttggcccgttacgcatcgtcatcagccttacagttttaaaacacatctactagtgattcgtttccacacccttataagaaatgcttcattcccctttccaaccgacgtgaaatctcacaattttaaacgAGAACCCACTTACTTCCACCATATGATCCACCAAGAACAATCACAGGAGAATCTTTAGCATGCAACTCCTTTTTAACATGTATAAGAACATCAGCATAATCTGCTATTGCTTGAGCAGAGTTGAAATAGCCTAAAGTGCTTGCATTCTTCAATGCTACCTCCCTTGATCCAAAGGGTATCGATTTCCCATAATAACGATGctaacaacaaaacaaaacaaaatcatataaacCCTCCAAAGCATTAAATATGAACCACACAAGAACATGAAAGCTCTTACCTCAATATAAACAAGAAGAGCCCCAAACTGAGCAGCATTATCAGTCGAGAATCCCACAACGTTCAAATCATTATCCAGTGGACCTTCAGCTCCCAAGTAGGCAAGAATGGGAGCGCTCGAATTTGCGCCGCCCCAATACTTAAAGTTGATTATATATCTATGAGCGAACGTCGTGTAGCTTTCAGGCCTATAATTGAAGTGATCTAACGTTTGGTTGTAATAAAATGTCTTGAAATCATCCGAAAGAGGCGAGGACAGAGCTTCAGAATCTCTGTCGGTTGGACTAAGCCTTGGGATTCTGTACTGTGTTGCAGAAACACAGGCTGAAAGGATGAGAAGTAAGCAAGGAAGAAGCATCATGGCAGAGTGCTTGGTTTGGCTTGATCTTCACAAACAAACAGCTcctttatataacaaaaagTTGCCCGGTTAACCGGTTCGAGTCTCGAACCAGCGGTTGGTAAGCTAGGCCAAGGCGCCTAATGAAAGGCAGTTGAatggttgagttgagttgagttgattGTGGTCGGGAAGGCGAGTAAGTTATAGAGGTTTCTGCCAAATAAAGACACTCTTCAACAGCTTCATTCCCAAATATGCAATGAAGCTGTTGTCCTTATCAAAAATTTGCTTTTCTAATGCTAAAATCAGTTCAAAATTCCTAGTTTTAGAATAGTGTCTTCGTGAAGAAAACTTCTAATCTTAATATCTTGATGTGTCGGTTAGGGATGTTCGTTGGTTGAGTTGGGTCCGGTTGGCTGAGATACTTTTTAGATCTAATCCAATTGTTCGGGTTGAAAAATTTTCAACCCTAACAACActtattaattaatacaataaaatttttgagttGAATTGATTTCGATTGTTTGGGCAactaaatatatgtatatataactCGATCgtatataaaaatgatattataaaatttataataaattcgaGTTGGTTTAGTTCAACCCAATCGAGTTTCAGGAGAACCAATAAACCAATtcaatctataaaatttttatttatgtaagACCGCATAAATTAGGTTGGATTGatcatatttttctaattatcaACTTTTGTCGGTTTTGAAGATCGGAAGCTAAAGCTTAGAAAGTGGATGGAAAGTTCAGCAGTAAACCGACGATTGGTCCAAGTTTGTGCCATTGAAAAAGTCTTTTGAAAAAACATTAAGTTCATATCTTGAAATGACTTATACTAACCTGTTGATACAcatatggttttaaaatagttCATCAGATCTTTCtaatgcaatactcattggtCTCGTTTCCTCTTGTAGATCCATTTGGaaccaataggttttaccTCATCTGGTCgatctacaagttcccagaCTGAATTAAAGTACATTGACTCAGCTTTGATCCACTGATCTCTATCTTAATCATTCATTGCTGTTTATAGGTCAATGGATCCTCAACGCTATCCTCAGGTATGATGACCTATGTTTCTACCAAACCCCAAGTAACtattgggttgagttataaccctcccACTACGTCAAGATATTCTCAactcttgagaaggatgtgattgaccaCAAGTGCCAGCttcatcaacaactcttgttgaagGACCAGCCTGATCAAcaacttcttttgttttatcagttgcttctttagaaatctcactcAATACCAGTTTGCTgcgaggttgatgatttcttacgtggtcttcctctaagaatgtagcatttgttgatacaaacactctattttcttgagggtcATAAAACAGACCGTCTTTCGTCTTTTTGGGGTATCCTACGAGTAGGCATAATTTTGAATgacgttctaatttcttggggTTTTGCACCAACACATGTGCTGGGCATGCCAAAATCCTGAAACACTCTTAGaaggaaccatgttcaaaatgtatgcaGCAGTCTCCACTACATATCCCCAAAACGAATCAAGTAATTGAGCGAAACTCATCATAGACCGAACCATGTCTAACATagttctatttctcctttctgatacACCATTCTGTAGAGGTATACCAGGGGCTGAGAGTTTAGATGTTCttccatgttctatcatatagtTCTGGAATCTAAAGTCCATATACTCTCCACCTCAATCTGATCAAAgtgttttaataatttttcttaatagattctcaacctcaATCTTATACTC
This region includes:
- the LOC111784536 gene encoding lysosomal Pro-X carboxypeptidase-like, producing MMLLPCLLLILSACVSATQYRIPRLSPTDRDSEALSSPLSDDFKTFYYNQTLDHFNYRPESYTTFAHRYIINFKYWGGANSSAPILAYLGAEGPLDNDLNVVGFSTDNAAQFGALLVYIEHRYYGKSIPFGSREVALKNASTLGYFNSAQAIADYADVLIHVKKELHAKDSPVIVLGGSYGGMLAAWFRLKYPHVALGALASSAPILYFDNITPQDAYYSIATKDFRDVSESCYETIRDSWSKIETIASKPDGLSILSKEFKSCSPLKNFAQLEDFLWSMYTVAAQYDHPPRYPVTIICDAIDGASPGSGIVDRIAAGVFAYKGNLSCYMNQARDETETDVGWRWQRCSEMVMPLSTGNDTMFPAYNFELGSFIDYCNELYGVSPRPHWVTTYYGGHDIKLILKRFGSNIIFSNGLRDPYSSGGVLHDLSDSLLALHTPNGSHCLDILRANETDPQWLVEQRETEVNIIKGWIIKYYADLGSPNNI